Proteins encoded by one window of Acuticoccus sp. MNP-M23:
- a CDS encoding methyltransferase domain-containing protein: MSNDAAKSLDVVYAASSPKDVAERYDAWAKRYDVEMASLGYRHPTICLAMLTRHLPKGAGPVLDAGAGTGLLGEWMAIAGYDAAEALDISEGMLEVARSKGVYQACRYGVMGETLPFEDNHFGAVVSAGVFTTGHVGAEGFAELVRITRSGGVLVITVKDTLWDGDVGASIVAMAKDGIWDILEETPSYVSMPGRPDTVPSRAVVLKVR; this comes from the coding sequence ATGAGCAACGATGCTGCAAAGAGCCTCGACGTTGTCTATGCCGCGTCCAGCCCGAAGGACGTCGCCGAGCGCTATGATGCCTGGGCCAAGCGCTACGATGTTGAAATGGCGAGCCTTGGCTACCGGCATCCCACAATCTGCCTCGCCATGCTGACCCGGCATCTGCCGAAAGGCGCGGGGCCTGTTCTGGATGCAGGCGCCGGCACCGGACTTCTGGGCGAGTGGATGGCGATTGCGGGTTACGATGCCGCCGAAGCGCTGGATATTTCGGAGGGGATGCTCGAGGTTGCGCGCTCCAAGGGGGTCTACCAGGCGTGCCGCTATGGCGTGATGGGCGAGACGCTGCCGTTCGAGGACAACCATTTTGGCGCTGTGGTGTCGGCTGGCGTCTTCACGACAGGCCATGTGGGCGCCGAAGGCTTTGCCGAGCTGGTCCGGATCACGCGATCGGGCGGTGTTCTGGTCATCACCGTCAAGGATACGCTCTGGGACGGCGACGTTGGCGCCAGCATCGTGGCGATGGCGAAGGATGGCATCTGGGACATTCTGGAAGAGACGCCCTCCTACGTTTCGATGCCTGGCCGGCCGGACACCGTGCCGTCCCGCGCGGTGGTCCTCAAGGTTCGCTAG
- a CDS encoding DeoR/GlpR family DNA-binding transcription regulator, producing the protein MMHKNQRYMAIMRALELAGSCSVMDLASRLAVSDETVRRDIKALEAQGQVIRVHGGVVLPGGSAEADFRKRMNQQPEEKRALAALAAAQVRNGDTLMIDSGSTTAYLAQALLGHRDLFVITNGTEIARTLVRGTGNRVHVTGGEVRSDDNGIFGETAISFMRQFRARLAILSIGAVHAKSGFMNFHLQEAEIARCMIEQSLGTMVVADHTKFSNLAPVAVCGFATVSTLVCDRPPPAEMVRQIAENDGIVLSCEPTT; encoded by the coding sequence ATGATGCACAAGAACCAGCGCTATATGGCCATCATGCGCGCCCTTGAGCTGGCCGGCTCCTGCTCGGTGATGGATCTTGCCAGCCGCCTTGCCGTGTCCGATGAAACCGTGCGGCGGGACATCAAGGCGCTGGAGGCGCAGGGGCAAGTCATCCGCGTTCATGGGGGCGTGGTGCTGCCGGGCGGCAGCGCCGAAGCGGATTTTCGCAAGCGGATGAATCAGCAGCCGGAGGAAAAGCGCGCGCTGGCTGCGCTGGCGGCCGCCCAGGTGCGCAACGGCGATACGCTGATGATCGACAGCGGGTCGACCACTGCCTACCTCGCGCAGGCGCTGCTCGGCCACCGCGATCTCTTCGTCATCACCAACGGCACCGAGATTGCCCGAACGCTGGTGCGCGGCACGGGCAACCGCGTGCACGTTACCGGCGGCGAGGTCCGATCCGACGACAACGGCATCTTCGGCGAGACTGCGATCAGCTTCATGCGCCAGTTCAGGGCGCGGCTTGCAATTCTCTCCATCGGCGCCGTGCACGCAAAAAGCGGCTTCATGAACTTCCACCTTCAGGAGGCGGAAATCGCCCGCTGCATGATCGAGCAATCGCTCGGCACGATGGTGGTGGCGGATCACACCAAGTTCAGCAACCTCGCGCCGGTGGCGGTCTGCGGTTTCGCCACCGTCAGCACGCTGGTCTGCGACAGGCCGCCGCCGGCCGAGATGGTGCGTCAGATCGCGGAGAATGACGGCATCGTTCTGTCCTGCGAGCCCACAACTTAG
- a CDS encoding HAD family hydrolase has product MPNPVRGILFDKDGTLVDYEATWAPINIKAAAFAAAGDQTLARHLLQLGGHDLSTGRIKGGSLLAAGNTIEIADAWVEAGAPHKVARLTRELDRIFTGGASAAVAVPGVVPLFNALERAGIRTGVATSDSVGGARVTLDTIGLKGKAGFVAGYDSGHGVKPEPGMADAFAAASNLPLTDLVMVGDNLHDIRMGIAAGYSLCIGVLTGTGTRAELSAEAHHVLADVTELPALLRQLDRWPSEP; this is encoded by the coding sequence ATGCCCAATCCCGTGCGCGGCATTCTCTTCGACAAGGACGGCACACTGGTCGATTACGAGGCAACCTGGGCGCCGATCAACATCAAGGCCGCCGCATTCGCAGCTGCTGGCGATCAGACGCTTGCACGGCACCTCCTGCAGCTCGGCGGGCATGATTTGAGCACCGGCCGGATCAAGGGCGGCAGCCTGCTTGCCGCGGGCAACACCATCGAGATTGCAGACGCCTGGGTTGAGGCCGGCGCCCCGCACAAGGTGGCGCGCCTCACGCGTGAGCTTGACCGGATCTTTACCGGAGGCGCCTCCGCTGCGGTGGCCGTGCCCGGCGTTGTGCCGCTTTTCAATGCGCTTGAGCGCGCGGGAATCCGCACGGGTGTTGCCACCAGCGACAGCGTTGGCGGCGCACGGGTAACGCTGGACACCATAGGGCTGAAAGGGAAGGCCGGTTTTGTCGCCGGCTACGACAGCGGCCACGGCGTGAAGCCGGAGCCCGGCATGGCCGATGCCTTCGCCGCCGCGAGCAATCTGCCCCTGACGGATCTCGTGATGGTCGGCGACAACCTGCACGACATTCGCATGGGGATCGCGGCGGGCTATTCCCTGTGCATCGGGGTCCTGACCGGGACCGGCACGCGCGCAGAGCTTTCAGCCGAAGCCCACCACGTGCTCGCCGATGTCACCGAACTGCCCGCCTTGCTCCGGCAGCTCGATCGCTGGCCTAGCGAACCTTGA
- a CDS encoding ABC transporter substrate-binding protein: MTRSFATPRFKAVRLAGAAALLAGTFMAGAASAQTVPETDRPIKLTINDWTGQEITTRIMGGVLEEMGYEVEYVQADYLAQFAGLESGDLTAAMEIWETTGKAALQEAVKTGKVEDLGETGLQAKEDWWYPAYVAELCPGLPDWKALNDCAELFSSPQTAPKGRYLGGPVTWGGHDDERVEALGLDFEVMHSGTDAALVAEIMSAYQREKPILAWVYAPHWLPMRLDGEWVQFPEYEDACYEDPSWGTNPDMAYDCGKPFGWVKKVAWTGGEEVWPAAYEAIRNFKLTNDDAGDLIGKVDVDGMPLQAAVDGWLKDNKDTWQSWIPKS; encoded by the coding sequence ATGACCCGAAGCTTCGCGACACCCCGCTTCAAAGCCGTTCGTCTTGCGGGGGCCGCAGCCCTCCTGGCCGGAACCTTCATGGCAGGTGCAGCCTCGGCCCAGACCGTTCCGGAAACGGACCGCCCGATCAAGCTCACGATCAACGACTGGACCGGCCAGGAAATCACGACCCGGATCATGGGCGGTGTCCTGGAAGAGATGGGCTACGAGGTCGAATACGTGCAGGCCGACTATCTCGCCCAGTTCGCCGGGCTGGAAAGCGGCGACCTGACCGCAGCCATGGAAATCTGGGAAACCACGGGCAAGGCCGCTCTTCAGGAAGCAGTCAAGACCGGCAAGGTCGAAGACCTCGGCGAGACCGGCCTCCAGGCCAAGGAAGACTGGTGGTATCCGGCCTACGTGGCCGAGCTGTGCCCCGGCCTGCCGGACTGGAAGGCCCTCAACGACTGCGCCGAACTCTTCTCCAGCCCGCAGACGGCTCCCAAGGGCCGGTACCTCGGCGGCCCCGTCACCTGGGGCGGTCATGACGACGAGCGGGTCGAGGCGCTTGGCCTCGACTTCGAGGTCATGCACTCGGGCACCGATGCCGCGCTCGTGGCCGAGATCATGTCCGCCTATCAGCGCGAGAAGCCGATCCTCGCCTGGGTCTATGCCCCGCACTGGCTGCCGATGCGCCTTGACGGCGAGTGGGTGCAATTCCCCGAGTACGAGGACGCCTGCTACGAGGACCCCAGCTGGGGCACCAACCCGGACATGGCCTACGATTGCGGCAAGCCGTTCGGCTGGGTGAAGAAGGTCGCGTGGACCGGCGGCGAAGAAGTCTGGCCCGCAGCCTACGAGGCCATCCGCAACTTCAAGCTCACCAATGACGATGCGGGCGACCTCATCGGCAAGGTCGACGTCGACGGGATGCCGCTGCAGGCGGCTGTTGACGGCTGGCTGAAGGACAACAAGGACACCTGGCAGAGCTGGATCCCCAAGAGCTGA
- a CDS encoding ATP-binding cassette domain-containing protein yields MIEAPALGPDTALQADTSSDEPAAVKLSCRNLWKIFGDEGEIRDMVAESGGSPDPAALSKAGLTAGVRNVSLDVREGEIFVIMGLSGSGKSTIIRCLSMLLRPSAGELSFEGRDLLACSRKDLIEMRRHKMSMVFQHFALLPHLSVVRNVAFPLEVQGVSRAESEAKAREMIDLVGLKGREDDFPDALSGGQQQRVGIARSLSTEPELWFLDEPFSALDPLIRREMQDEFLRLQRVLNKSIVFITHDFDEAIRIADRIAIMNHGEVVQIGTPEDIVVRPASPYVEEFTRAVSRSKVLSARALMEGFDPAVSHAGEIGASERVCDFAVRVVGETEPFAVVDKRQKRIGQINREAVIALLAEG; encoded by the coding sequence ATGATCGAGGCACCAGCCTTGGGACCCGACACTGCATTGCAGGCGGACACCTCGAGCGATGAGCCGGCGGCAGTAAAGCTCTCCTGCCGCAACCTTTGGAAAATCTTCGGCGACGAAGGCGAAATCCGCGATATGGTCGCGGAATCCGGTGGTTCACCCGATCCCGCCGCCCTTTCGAAAGCAGGCCTGACTGCGGGCGTCCGCAATGTCAGCCTCGACGTGCGCGAAGGCGAAATCTTCGTGATCATGGGGCTTTCCGGCTCCGGCAAGTCCACCATCATCCGCTGCCTGTCCATGCTGCTGCGCCCCAGCGCCGGCGAGCTTTCCTTTGAAGGACGGGACCTCCTTGCCTGTTCCCGCAAGGATCTCATCGAGATGCGTCGGCACAAGATGAGCATGGTGTTCCAGCATTTTGCGCTGCTGCCCCACCTCTCCGTCGTTCGCAACGTTGCCTTTCCGCTGGAAGTGCAGGGCGTCAGCCGGGCCGAGAGCGAGGCCAAGGCGCGGGAGATGATCGACCTCGTGGGCCTCAAGGGGCGCGAGGACGACTTTCCGGATGCGCTTTCCGGCGGCCAGCAACAGCGGGTCGGCATTGCCCGCTCGCTCTCGACCGAACCCGAGCTGTGGTTCCTTGACGAGCCCTTCTCTGCCCTCGACCCGCTGATCCGCCGCGAGATGCAGGACGAGTTCCTGCGGCTGCAACGGGTCCTCAACAAGTCGATCGTTTTCATCACCCATGATTTTGACGAAGCAATCCGGATCGCAGACCGCATCGCAATCATGAACCACGGCGAGGTCGTCCAGATCGGCACGCCGGAGGACATCGTCGTGCGGCCCGCCTCCCCTTACGTGGAGGAATTCACGCGCGCGGTCAGCCGCTCGAAGGTTTTGTCGGCCCGCGCGCTAATGGAAGGGTTCGACCCTGCTGTCAGCCACGCCGGCGAGATCGGCGCGTCCGAGCGGGTCTGCGACTTTGCCGTAAGAGTTGTCGGCGAAACCGAGCCCTTCGCGGTGGTCGACAAAAGGCAGAAGCGGATCGGCCAGATCAACCGCGAGGCCGTCATCGCCCTGCTTGCGGAGGGGTAA
- a CDS encoding choline/ethanolamine kinase family protein, whose translation MNETAAFEHLRSVTEFAGLDREDVKITRLGGLTNIVFRVQTADRDLLLRIPGQGTESYIDRKVEAHNARVAADAGISPEVIHFDVESGLMISQYVDAPTMSPERFRTTPGAPTRAAAVFRQLHQSGKTFEFRFELFAMIDDYLRILNEKNAKLPEGYNDVVAEAGAVREALNAHPAALAPCHCDPLCENFLDTGTRMWVVDWEYSGMNDPLWDLGDLSVEAGFGPEEDRELMEAYVGGKVDAATYGRMVIYKAMCDLLWTLWGLIQHADGNPAEDFWAYATERFARCRTLMATPDFARHLAAVKAGSA comes from the coding sequence ATGAACGAGACAGCGGCCTTCGAACACCTCAGAAGCGTCACGGAATTTGCAGGTCTCGACCGCGAAGATGTGAAGATCACCCGGCTGGGCGGCCTGACCAACATCGTCTTCCGCGTTCAGACGGCGGACCGCGACCTGCTCCTGCGCATTCCCGGTCAGGGCACCGAGAGCTACATCGACCGCAAGGTCGAAGCGCATAACGCGCGTGTGGCAGCCGATGCCGGCATCTCGCCGGAGGTCATCCACTTCGACGTGGAGAGCGGCCTGATGATCTCGCAATATGTGGATGCGCCGACAATGTCGCCGGAGCGCTTCCGCACGACGCCGGGGGCGCCGACCCGTGCGGCGGCGGTGTTTCGCCAGCTTCACCAGAGCGGCAAGACATTCGAGTTCCGGTTCGAACTCTTTGCAATGATTGACGACTACCTGCGGATCCTGAACGAGAAGAACGCCAAGCTGCCCGAGGGCTACAATGACGTGGTGGCGGAAGCCGGCGCCGTTCGCGAAGCGCTGAACGCCCATCCGGCCGCCCTTGCGCCCTGCCATTGCGACCCGCTTTGCGAGAATTTTCTCGACACCGGGACGCGCATGTGGGTGGTCGACTGGGAATATTCCGGCATGAACGACCCGCTGTGGGACCTTGGCGACCTTTCCGTCGAAGCCGGTTTCGGCCCCGAAGAAGACCGGGAGCTGATGGAGGCCTACGTGGGCGGCAAGGTGGACGCCGCAACCTACGGCCGGATGGTGATCTACAAGGCGATGTGCGATCTGTTGTGGACGCTCTGGGGCCTGATCCAGCATGCCGACGGAAATCCGGCAGAGGATTTCTGGGCCTACGCCACCGAACGCTTCGCTCGCTGCCGCACGCTGATGGCCACGCCCGACTTTGCCCGACATCTTGCAGCGGTAAAGGCCGGCAGCGCCTAA
- a CDS encoding AAA family ATPase, with product MNAPATLPPCPHDDFSPDQAAAWSNVAALVAARGVDLVEKTAGRSKAGTGQLAVLGKAGSGKTHLLARLVKDLEAAGVVLAGPEEGKLKPGRRTLAIVTPTNKAASVLRQRGVPATTLHRMLYRPQFHPDYQHVVDWLTGERSDQPGEIDAALLERARQSYAAHASVVGALAVAGLRGSDFITGWTPRKDPLDIGFVDEGSMLAESHLTDLKSLFKTLVMFGDPAQLAPVRGGAMVFDTLPAPSIIRLSRVHRQAADSPILDLAHALGEADLSFAAFEQMVEDAAARDPRVVVASRVDADLMPRSPVLVWRNDTRMRLIRAFRTAFEAPGDQLLPGEPLVCDGIELPAKHQNRRVELEARGLIRGAQTIYMGPGKRSGFAKLHVIGTEDPVVSCRAIVRIESPDQGEPFMPFVAKMGATFVHGAALTIHKAQGSQWENVQVFAPDLRAAARSGLADGGMPLWKRLAYVALTRAEQRLIWVLQPRLSRPADPLQTDDLRPPRRAASLAA from the coding sequence ATGAATGCACCGGCCACTTTGCCGCCCTGCCCGCACGATGATTTTTCGCCGGATCAGGCCGCAGCCTGGTCGAATGTGGCCGCACTGGTGGCCGCACGCGGCGTCGACCTTGTGGAGAAGACGGCGGGGCGCAGCAAGGCAGGCACCGGGCAGCTTGCAGTGCTGGGCAAGGCGGGCTCCGGCAAGACCCATCTCCTTGCGCGCCTCGTGAAGGATCTTGAAGCGGCGGGCGTGGTCCTCGCCGGCCCCGAGGAGGGCAAGCTCAAGCCGGGCCGCCGCACGCTTGCCATCGTCACGCCGACCAACAAGGCCGCCAGCGTGCTGCGTCAGCGCGGCGTTCCGGCGACCACGCTGCACAGAATGCTGTACCGGCCGCAGTTTCACCCCGACTATCAGCACGTTGTCGACTGGCTGACCGGCGAGCGGTCCGACCAGCCGGGCGAGATCGATGCCGCGCTTCTGGAACGCGCCCGCCAGTCCTATGCCGCCCACGCCTCGGTGGTGGGCGCGCTCGCCGTCGCCGGTCTCAGAGGCAGCGACTTCATCACCGGCTGGACACCGCGCAAGGACCCGCTCGACATCGGCTTTGTGGACGAAGGGTCCATGCTTGCCGAAAGCCATCTGACGGACCTGAAATCCCTGTTCAAAACGCTGGTGATGTTCGGCGATCCGGCACAGCTGGCCCCGGTGCGCGGCGGCGCGATGGTGTTCGATACGCTGCCGGCGCCGTCGATCATCCGGCTGTCCCGTGTCCACCGGCAGGCGGCCGACAGCCCCATTCTGGACCTTGCCCACGCGCTGGGCGAGGCGGACCTCAGCTTTGCCGCGTTCGAGCAGATGGTGGAGGACGCGGCGGCGCGGGACCCGCGGGTGGTGGTGGCCAGCCGGGTCGATGCCGACCTGATGCCGCGTTCGCCGGTGCTCGTCTGGCGCAACGATACGCGGATGCGGCTCATCCGCGCCTTCCGCACCGCGTTCGAGGCGCCGGGGGACCAGCTTCTGCCGGGCGAACCCCTCGTCTGCGACGGGATCGAGCTGCCCGCCAAACACCAGAACCGCCGGGTGGAGCTGGAGGCGCGGGGCCTCATCCGCGGGGCGCAGACCATCTACATGGGGCCGGGCAAGCGATCGGGGTTTGCCAAGCTCCATGTGATCGGCACCGAAGACCCGGTGGTGAGCTGCCGGGCCATCGTGCGCATCGAATCGCCGGACCAGGGCGAGCCGTTCATGCCGTTCGTCGCGAAAATGGGCGCGACCTTCGTGCACGGCGCCGCGCTGACGATCCACAAGGCGCAGGGCTCCCAGTGGGAAAACGTGCAGGTGTTCGCGCCGGATCTGCGCGCCGCAGCGCGGTCCGGCCTTGCCGATGGCGGAATGCCGCTGTGGAAACGCCTCGCCTACGTGGCGCTCACGCGGGCCGAACAGCGGCTCATCTGGGTGCTGCAGCCGCGCCTGTCCCGCCCGGCAGACCCGCTCCAGACGGATGACCTGCGCCCGCCGAGGCGCGCAGCAAGCCTCGCCGCCTGA